The proteins below are encoded in one region of Chloroflexota bacterium:
- a CDS encoding TetR/AcrR family transcriptional regulator, translated as MSRLTPNARRALVEERKAQILAAAVKVFSAKGFERARIADIARQAGVAEGSIYNYFKNKGDLLVSIPRHAIEPAVTTVRAQAAPQLDTDASPEQILTDGAQTLVATIRQNAHIFRILVTALPSMNQATRQSYLEQVVLYGTSLIEGIFREQIKQGRFRRDLDPAVAARGFIGMFFPFVMLRDILQVDVDPAWDYDQVIPELVTLFLRGALADPRERKAR; from the coding sequence ATGTCTCGTTTAACTCCAAACGCGCGCCGCGCGCTCGTGGAAGAGCGCAAGGCGCAAATCCTCGCCGCCGCCGTCAAGGTGTTCTCCGCCAAGGGTTTTGAGCGCGCCCGGATTGCCGACATCGCGCGCCAAGCCGGCGTCGCCGAGGGATCGATCTACAACTATTTCAAAAACAAGGGCGACCTGCTCGTCAGCATTCCGCGCCACGCGATCGAGCCGGCGGTGACGACCGTGCGCGCCCAAGCCGCTCCGCAACTCGACACTGACGCGTCGCCAGAGCAAATCCTCACCGACGGCGCGCAGACCTTGGTCGCGACGATTCGCCAAAACGCGCACATCTTTCGCATTCTCGTTACGGCATTGCCGAGCATGAACCAGGCAACCCGGCAGAGCTATCTCGAGCAAGTGGTCTTGTATGGCACCAGCTTGATCGAAGGTATTTTCCGGGAACAGATCAAGCAAGGAAGGTTTCGGCGCGACCTGGACCCGGCGGTGGCGGCGCGCGGGTTCATCGGCATGTTTTTTCCCTTTGTGATGTTGCGCGATATTTTGCAAGTGGATGTTGATCCAGCATGGGATTATGACCAGGTGATTCCCGAACTCGTCACCTTGTTCTTGCGCGGCGCGCTGGCCGACCCGCGCGAAAGGAAAGCGCGATGA